The following proteins are encoded in a genomic region of Vanessa cardui chromosome W, ilVanCard2.1, whole genome shotgun sequence:
- the LOC124542602 gene encoding uncharacterized protein LOC124542602, with the protein MDQLQKSIEQLATMFTAQINEFQREVRASIPAASPSSNINAQFAFRTFVMTALENLQVQLQILFRQQEDMEVRSRKNILLFHGVPQGNNEDPAEIVCNIKRCHRLGRSNNSDKHRAICVKFFDQGLRNKIWYGKSKLKGSGITLTEFLTKGRHEAFVAARKRFGVSRSWTKDGCVVVVGPDGKHHRVVTVAEVNAIPEVVGSVNSAGNAVTVEPASFTQVGVRKQTSLASTTPKPSVRPRKPYR; encoded by the coding sequence ATGGATCAGCTCCAGAAATCGATTGAGCAGCTAGCTACCATGTTCACAGCTCAAATTAATGAGTTCCAGAGGGAAGTTCGGGCATCTATTCCTGCAGCTAGTCCGTCATCTAATATAAATGCGCAATTTGCATTCAGAACTTTTGTGATGACGGCGCTGGAGAACTTGCAGGTGCAGCTTCAGATTCTCTTCAGGCAGCAAGAGGACATGGAAGTTCGATCCAGGAAAAACATCTTGCTTTTTCACGGTGTTCCCCAGGGCAACAATGAAGATCCAGCTGAGATTGTGTGCAATATTAAGAGGTGCCATCGCTTGGGTCGTTCAAATAATAGTGACAAGCATCGTGCCATCTGCGTTAAATTCTTTGATCAGGGGCTCCGCAACAAGATATGGTACGGCAAATCCAAATTAAAGGGCAGCGGTATTACATTAACCGAATTTCTGACGAAGGGCCGACATGAAGCATTTGTTGCGGCACGTAAACGGTTCGGGGTATCGCGCAGCTGGACGAAAGACGGCTGTGTTGTTGTGGTCGGTCCTGACGGTAAGCACCATCGTGTCGTCACAGTGGCTGAAGTCAACGCTATTCCGGAGGTGGTTGGCAGCGTCAATAGTGCAGGTAACGCCGTGACAGTCGAACCGGCATCCTTCACGCAGGTGGGAGTACGGAAGCAGACCTCATTGGCTTCCACTACCCCGAAACCAAGTGTTAGGCCCAGAAAGCCCTACAGATAA
- the LOC124542604 gene encoding uncharacterized protein LOC124542604, which yields MKDMIKSLMAAQEKELKKITPTLMEIKQTNSNIESSISFLAAQNEELKLKVEKLERENKKDKEYITLLEEKLEDIQRENRKTNIEIKNVPKTTKETNEDLINMVLSLSKTINCNLSKADLRDVYRMKGKKEGINNTPIIVETSSTMLKTAFLAKCKTFNIKNKEKLRAKHMGLTGNDDTPIFVSEQLTPKAARLFFIARELTKSKAYSFCWTGYGRVYIRKTENSPVILIKNEFQVQSLMQKD from the coding sequence ATGAAGGATATGATTAAGTCGCTCATGGCTGCTCAAGAAAAGGAACTTAAGAAAATTACGCCCACATTGATGGAAATTAAACAGACTAACAGCAACATAGAAAGTTCTATATCGTTCCTAGCAGCCCAGAATGAAGAGCTCAAACTGAAAGTTGAAAAGCTAGAAAGAGAAAATAAGAAAGATAAGGAATATATCACATTGCTAGAAGAAAAACTTGAAGATATCCAACGAGAAAATCGGAAAACGAATATAGAGATTAAAAATGTGCCGAAAACAACTAAGGAAACCAATGAAGACCTAATCAATATGGTGCTCAGCTTGTCTAAAACTATCAACTGTAATCTTTCAAAAGCAGATTTAAGAGATGTATATAGAATGAAGGGAAAAAAAGAAGGAATAAATAATACGCCTATCATTGTCGAGACTTCTTCTACTATGCTAAAAACTGCCTTTcttgcaaaatgtaaaactttCAATATTAAGAACAAAGAAAAGCTCCGAGCCAAACATATGGGTTTAACCGGGAACGATGATACTCCAATCTTCGTCTCCGAACAACTAACACCCAAGGCGGCTCGCTTATTCTTCATTGCTCGAGAACTAACCAAATCCAAGGCCTATAGTTTTTGCTGGACAGGCTACGGACGTGTGTATATTCGAAAAACCGAAAACTCGCCtgttatattgattaaaaatgaatttcaaGTACAAAGCTTAATGCAAAAAGATTGA